GAATCATAATTTGATTTTTTGTTCAAAAAGTACAGATATTTGAGCGTTAACACCGAAGAAATAGTCACACACTATAGAACGCTAAGTTTTCAACTGCGTTACCATATTCAACCTGAGAAATCAATCCTGATATTGGTAAACATCTTTCACCAAAAAAGATCTTGATTTATAGCTATGCCAGAAATAATTAAACATGCAATTCTTATTGGGATTAATGAAGTTCCCCATCTCCAATATTTAGACACCCCATCAAACTATGCAATCCAGATGAGGAACTGGGCACGGGATCAAGGATACAATACCTACCTATTTGTTGATCAACCTGAAGGCGAGGAAACAGGTATTTGTAATATAGCAGAAATAAAAAAGGTAATTCGTAAAATAATTGAAGATGGGACAGATCAACTTCTTGTTTATTTTTCAGGACATGGGGTTGAGCATACAGCAGCTAACGATGTATGGCTCCTACCTGACTACCAAAATGATCCGGATGATTGCATTAGTATTTCGCTCAACAAAGCGCTTGCCTATACCTCTGGGATTCCTCACGTAATCTTCATCTCGGATTCATGCCGTGTTCCCTCTGATCACAAAGCACTTAAAGCTGCTTCGGGTTCAGCAATTCTGCCAAATCTGGATAAATTGAATCCTGATACAGAAGTTGATGTACTTTATTCCACATGGCCTGGGCAACCTGCTGTTGACATTAAAAATAACGACGGTACCTACCGAAGCATATATAGCGATCATTTACTGAGTTGCCTCAATGGTAACGTTCCTGAGGTAATAAAGCAGATCCAGAATTTAGCACCTGGTTTTCCAGCCGTGCTTTCTGATGAATTAGGAAGATACTTAAAAAAAATTGTTCCAACTGAAACCGCTGCTGCCGGTGCCAAGCGTCAGTTTCCTATGAGCGATGTGACCTCCCGTGATCCATTGCATTTGTCCAAATTTGATATTGGTACACCAACTGTAGAAAGTGCTCCAGAAGGTAATTTACCTTCCGTATCGCCTCCGGGGGAACATCATGAAATTCAAACGGTTTCAAGCAAACTACAAGAACTTGTGCAGATAAGCGGTGCTAATATTGATGTAAAAACGCGTGAAATCGTTAATAATTTCCGTCGTGCATACAATGATGAGTATGATAATGATTTTTTCACCTCGCCAAATACGTTCAGTAGGGAACAAACAGGATTAATGGTAAGCGGTTTGCTTAACCCGGTCGTTTTTTCTAAAAGACCTTTAAAATTTCGATACCGAAATTTTGCAATTCCGCAGATATTAGATTATGATGAAGCATATAACATCTTGGATAAGGACAATATATTTATAATAGGAAACCCCAGAACAAGGATTTTTTACCCTGTAACTATTTTGGACGGTTTTTTTACACAAGTAGTTTTCGAAAAAGGAAAGCTTTTGACTGTAAACTATTTTCCTACAACAGGATGGCGTAGAGAGCAAGCACACCGCAGATCTGGAGAAATAGCGCGCAGAAAGGCAACGATTATTGCAGCTGCAAAAAATGGTATCTTCCTCGGGGATGAAGAAATAGCTGGCTTTTTACGTAGGTATAAAAATCTTGATCCAACCCTCGGACTATTTGCCGCCTATGCTTATTATCAAAAAGGTAATTTCGAAGGGGTAAGATCCATTTACCATATAATGCAAGATGAGCCGGAGCCTGTATTAGGTGATATTAAAATATTGGGAAAATTATCGGGTGTAAATCTGGAAAATATTGAGCACTTTGACATCCCTATTCCTATGCTAACTGAAGGCTGGTCATATTTAAAGTTACTACCAGAAAATCCATATAGTTATCTTTCAACACAATTAGAACCAGGACTTTGGACAGCGATCAATCGAACCGGACTTGGATATCTACATGACACCCAAAATTATAGAAAATTATAATGCAGATTTTATTTATACATGGCAGGGCTCAGGAAGAGTTCTCGCAAGAGATCTTACTAAGAATTTGGGCGGAAGCACTCAGAGCTTCTTTTGAAAATGCAAACATCCCTTTTCCGGAAAATTTAAATTTGACCCTGCCATATTACGGGAAAGACCTGATCCATCAGCGTGATCTTTATAAGCAGGCTATCAAAGACGGCAAATTTAAAATGCGTTCACCAAATAATGTAAGTGAATTCGATGAAGTATATGAAGACCTTCTGGAAGAACTGCGTAAAAATTCGGGCATAAGCAAGAAAGAAGTAGCTCAAGAATCAGGCGAAACAGAGCAATATAGAGGGCTGACCAACAACAAACATGTTATTGCGTTGGCAAGGCTTGTGGATCGGAGGTTAGATTCGCTTGGCAATTTTTGTGTAAAGTGGAAAACCGACGATGTTGTCACGTATTTGGTGGTAGAAGCTGCAAGACAGGAAATCAATAGTTTCCACACCTCAGCCATAACCAAAGAACCAACAATAATTATTTCGCATTCTTTAGGGACTGTGATCGCATACGATATTTTACATACCCTGGCTGAAAACCAATATGACATAAGAGGGTTAGTTACGCTTGGATCACCATTAGGAGTTCAAGCGGTTCAAAGGCAACTTTATCCCTGCCCTTCCTATCCCAAAATCTTAAATGGTCAGTGGGTCAATATCTATGATCCTAAAGATATAGTGGCTCTTAATCCTTTGAACAATAAGAATTTTAGGGTTACACCACAAATTATAAATCACGAAATTGAAAATAACAGCGATAATCACCATGATATCAAACCGTACTTAAGTAGCCCTGTTGTCGCGGAAACGATTTATACTATTCTTACGAGTGCTTGTAAATAAACCTCGACGGCACTTAAAATTTATTACTGCCCGCGCGCTTTCATAATCTCACGAATATCAAAGCCG
This region of Chryseobacterium culicis genomic DNA includes:
- a CDS encoding caspase family protein, with amino-acid sequence MPEIIKHAILIGINEVPHLQYLDTPSNYAIQMRNWARDQGYNTYLFVDQPEGEETGICNIAEIKKVIRKIIEDGTDQLLVYFSGHGVEHTAANDVWLLPDYQNDPDDCISISLNKALAYTSGIPHVIFISDSCRVPSDHKALKAASGSAILPNLDKLNPDTEVDVLYSTWPGQPAVDIKNNDGTYRSIYSDHLLSCLNGNVPEVIKQIQNLAPGFPAVLSDELGRYLKKIVPTETAAAGAKRQFPMSDVTSRDPLHLSKFDIGTPTVESAPEGNLPSVSPPGEHHEIQTVSSKLQELVQISGANIDVKTREIVNNFRRAYNDEYDNDFFTSPNTFSREQTGLMVSGLLNPVVFSKRPLKFRYRNFAIPQILDYDEAYNILDKDNIFIIGNPRTRIFYPVTILDGFFTQVVFEKGKLLTVNYFPTTGWRREQAHRRSGEIARRKATIIAAAKNGIFLGDEEIAGFLRRYKNLDPTLGLFAAYAYYQKGNFEGVRSIYHIMQDEPEPVLGDIKILGKLSGVNLENIEHFDIPIPMLTEGWSYLKLLPENPYSYLSTQLEPGLWTAINRTGLGYLHDTQNYRKL